From a region of the Calliphora vicina chromosome 4, idCalVici1.1, whole genome shotgun sequence genome:
- the Paics gene encoding bifunctional phosphoribosylaminoimidazole carboxylase/phosphoribosylaminoimidazole succinocarboxamide synthetase, with protein MATSIEGYKLGKVLNEGKTKQVYDLPEQPGLCLLLSKDRITAGDGVKAHDLQGKSEISNNTNGLVFKILNEAGINTAYVKPAGPKAFIAKKCEMVPIEWVTRRLATGSFLKRNPGVPEGYRFSPPKQETFFKDDANHDPQWMDEQIISAKFNFNGLLIGQDEVDIMKRMTLAVFEVLEKAWATKNCALIDMKVEFGVDEKGTIVLADIIDSDSWRLWPAGDKRLMVDKQVYRNLASVTESDLDTVKRNFIWVSDQLKDIIPKNDHLVVILMGSASDKLHCEKIADHCKSLGLNTELRVTSAHKAPEESLRIMREYESVMNNLIFICVAGRSNGLGPVLSGNTTYPVINCPPLKPENMQVDVWSSLNVPSGLGCPTVLYPETAALHAAQMLGLSNFMIWSKLRVKQLNNFVSLKKADKELRGVRKA; from the exons GAACAACCCggtttgtgtttgttgttgaGCAAGGATCGTATTACAGCTGGTGATGGCGTTAAGGCTCATGATTTGCAAGGCAAAtccgaaatttcaaataacacAAATGGTTTAGTGTTCAAGATTCTCAATGAAGCCG GCATTAACACAGCCTACGTTAAACCAGCTGGACCTAAGGCTTTCATTGCCAAGAAATGTGAAATGGTGCCAATTGAGTGGGTTACCAGACGTTTGGCAACTGGTTCATTTTTAAAACGTAACCCAGGTGTACCAGAAGGTTATCG ttTCTCCCCACCCAAACAAGAGACTTTCTTTAAGGATGATGCCAATCACGATCCCCAATGGATGGATGAACAAATTATCTCAGctaaattcaatttcaatggttTATTGATTG GCCAAGATGAAGTTGATATAATGAAGAGAATGACATTGGCTGTATTTGAGGTTTTGGAAAAGGCCTGGGCTACTAAAAATTGTGCCTTGATCGATATGAAAGTTGAATTTGGTGTTGATGAGAAag GCACTATTGTTTTGGCCGATATCATTGATTCCGATTCATGGCGTCTCTGGCCCGCTGGCGACAAACGCTTGATGGTCGACAAACAAGTCTACCGTAATTTAGCCTCTGTCACCGAGTCTGATTTAGACACCGTTAAACGTAATTTCATTTGGGTCAGTGACCAACTTAAAGACATCATTCCCAAAAACGATCATTTGGTTGTGATCTTAATGGGCAGTGCCTCCGATAAATTGCATTGTGAAAAGATTGCCGATCACTGCAAGAGCTTGGGTTTGAACACAGAATTGCGTGTCACTTCGGCCCACAAGGCTCCCGAAGAATCTTTACGCATTATGCGTGAATACGAAAGTGTAATGAACAATCTCATTTTCATTTGTGTTGCTGGACGTTCAAATGGTTTGGGTCCTGTGCTATCGGGCAACACCACCTACCCCGTCATCAACTGCCCACCTCTTAAGCCCGAAAATATGCAAGTCGATGTTTGGTCCAGCCTTAATGTACCTTCGGGTTTGGGCTGTCCCACCGTTTTATATCCCGAAACTGCCGCTTTACATGCTGCTCAAATGTTGGGTCTTTCGAACTTTATGATCTGGTCGAAATTGCGTGTGAAACAATTGAACAATTTTGTGAGCTTAAAGAAGGCTGACAAAGAATTACGTGGTGTACGTAAGGCTTAA